CAGTTTTTGGGCTGACTCTATTAATAGCTCTTGCAGCTTTAGTTCTAATAATATATTTTGTATTTAGCAAGGGAATAGGAGTAATAGATTGGGAGTTTATATCTGCTATGCCGCAAAATGGTATGACTGAAGGTGGAATATTCCCGGCAATTCTAGGATCATTTTATCTTGTTATTGGATCAATAATATTTTCAGTTCCTTTAGGAGTATTAGCAGCAATTTATATGACTGAATATGCTAGTGAAGGTAAAATAATTAGGATTATAAGAATTGGTGTCAATAATTTAGCTGGTGTACCTTCAGTTGTATTTGGTCTTTTTGGGTTAGCAGTTTTTGTAAAGTTTTTTAATTTTGGGGTTTCAGTACTATCTGGATCGTTAACTTTAGGAATAGTCATTTTGCCAACAATCATTAGGGCTTCAGAAGAGGCATTAATGTCTGTTCCAGATGAATATAGAAAAGCTTCTTTAGCAATGGGAGCAACAAAGTGGCAGACAATAAAAAATGTAGTATTGCCTGCAGCTATGCCAGGAATTTTCACTGGTTGTATTTTGGGGATTGGAAGAGTAGCTGGAGAGACAGCACCTATATTATTTACTGCGGTTACTTTTTATTCAAGGCGCTTACCTGATTCAATATTTGATGAAGTAATGGCTTTACCCTTTCATATTTATGCTCTATTGAAAACAGGTACTTCCCCTGAACAACAGGTTCCAATAGCATATGGGGCGGCAGTAATTTTATTGTTATTAGTTCTTGGAATTAACTTAATTGCAATTTTGCTTCGAATTAAATATAGTAAAAAAATGGGTTCAGAATAATAATATATTGAAATCTGCATTTAGTTTTTTAATAGATGCAGATTTTTTAATAATAAAAGTCAGAATATTATTAATTTTATATTTTTCAAAATTTTTTGTTAAAATAAGAAGGATTTATTAAATTAAGATAGAATAAAGTATATGGAAAGCAATTGTCGACAAACGACAATAAATATTTTTTTAAGTTGTATTGTCGACAGTAGACATTTATTATAAAAAGGGGTGATACTCTTTAGTTAACTGCTTTTTGTAATTATTAATAAACAAAAGGGGGATAATTAATTATGGCTAAAAAGAAAAGTATTTTGGATTTTAATGAA
Above is a window of Halanaerobiales bacterium DNA encoding:
- the pstA gene encoding phosphate ABC transporter permease PstA is translated as MDNKLQLRHIKQKIYFSVFGLTLLIALAALVLIIYFVFSKGIGVIDWEFISAMPQNGMTEGGIFPAILGSFYLVIGSIIFSVPLGVLAAIYMTEYASEGKIIRIIRIGVNNLAGVPSVVFGLFGLAVFVKFFNFGVSVLSGSLTLGIVILPTIIRASEEALMSVPDEYRKASLAMGATKWQTIKNVVLPAAMPGIFTGCILGIGRVAGETAPILFTAVTFYSRRLPDSIFDEVMALPFHIYALLKTGTSPEQQVPIAYGAAVILLLLVLGINLIAILLRIKYSKKMGSE